The following is a genomic window from Burkholderia cepacia ATCC 25416.
ATGCACGGCAACGCACGCAGGGTCGCAAGCTGTTCATCGTCGAGCTGCGACGCGATGCGCGGATGCATCACCAGCGTGCGCAACGCACGCTTTTCGCTGTCCGTCACGCGGCGCCGCTCGCTGCGTGCAGGCGCCTGGCGCGGCGGTGCCGCGATCCGCGTATCGACATCGGACAGCCCCGCAACCTCCTCGAACGGGATATCGAGGCGGTCGGCGAACATGTGCATGATCTGCGCGCGCAACGCGTTCGCGGGCAGCGCCTGCAACATCGGCTTCGCATCGAACAGCGCCTTCGCACGGCCTTCCGGCTGATCGAGCGCCTTGCCGGCAATTGCTTCGTTCAGCAGAAATTGCGACAGCGGCATCGCGCGCTCAACCTGTTCGGAGAACGCCTCCGCGCCGAATTCGCGCACGTAGCTGTCCGGATCGTGCTCGGCCGGCAAAAATAGGAACCGGATCGTACGGTTGTCGCCGGCATGCGGCAGGCATGCCTCGAGCGCGCGCCGGGCTGCCCGCCGTCCTGCCGAATCGCCGTCGAAACTGAAAATGACCGTATCGGTCTGGCGCAGCAGCTTCTGCACGTGAATCGGCGTACACGCTGTGCCGAGTGTCGCGACCGCGTTCGGGAACCCGAGCTGCGCGAGCGCGACGACGTCCATGTAGCCTTCGACGACCAGCACGTACTTGCGCTCGCGAATCGCGAGCCGCGCCTCGAACAGGCCGTACAACTCGCTCCCTTTGTTGAACAACGGGGTTTCAGGCGAGTTCAGGTACTTCGGCTCGCCGCTGCCGAGCACGCGGCCGCCGAAGCCGATCACCTGCCCCTTCACATTGCGGATCGGGAACATGATCCGCTCGCGGAACCGATCGTAGCGGCGCGCGACGCCCTGCGCATCGGTCTTCTCGCTGACGATCACGAGCCCCGACTCGACGAGCGACTCGTCGCGATAGTCGGGGAACGCAGCTTCGAGGTTCTGCCAGCCGTCCGGCGCATAGCCGAGCCCGAAGCGCGCGGCGATCTCGCCGGTCAGGCCCCGGTTTTTCAGGTACTGGATCGCGACGGTCGCGCCACGCAACTGCTTGCGGTAGTAGTCGCACGCGGCGGTCATTGCATCGGACAGCGCGGTTGCAACCGATTTCGACACCGGCGCCGGATAGTCGCCGCCACCGCCTCCACCCCC
Proteins encoded in this region:
- the dnaG gene encoding DNA primase; its protein translation is MIPHSFLQDLLNRVDIVDVVGRYVQLKKGGANFMGLCPFHNEKSPSFTVSPTKQFYHCFGCGAHGTAIGFLMEHAGLTFPEAVQELAQSVGLTVPHEPSMRGGGGGGGGDYPAPVSKSVATALSDAMTAACDYYRKQLRGATVAIQYLKNRGLTGEIAARFGLGYAPDGWQNLEAAFPDYRDESLVESGLVIVSEKTDAQGVARRYDRFRERIMFPIRNVKGQVIGFGGRVLGSGEPKYLNSPETPLFNKGSELYGLFEARLAIRERKYVLVVEGYMDVVALAQLGFPNAVATLGTACTPIHVQKLLRQTDTVIFSFDGDSAGRRAARRALEACLPHAGDNRTIRFLFLPAEHDPDSYVREFGAEAFSEQVERAMPLSQFLLNEAIAGKALDQPEGRAKALFDAKPMLQALPANALRAQIMHMFADRLDIPFEEVAGLSDVDTRIAAPPRQAPARSERRRVTDSEKRALRTLVMHPRIASQLDDEQLATLRALPCIGELFAEVVDHARALGDGAEFRLLSDVLRTSSNGATYEEIFREILDYDENVRDLLLQNPEDETVPERQREQERIAGEELQAAVLKMRYDACCDRLDRLARQSTFTPEELAELTELNQQRTDMKRRLGL